A region of Microbacterium suwonense DNA encodes the following proteins:
- a CDS encoding DUF58 domain-containing protein: MTPAAAPSRVREVLGVLGNGVQRAVRALGPIGRVLRMGTSLGWGVLLCSLTALLLGVLLGWAEFMAAAVVGALLLVLAVPYVLGRARYTVRMELASSRVVVGEQAVGRLVIRNIAGSASPAAWMMLPVGAVRARVRVPRLGADAEHDELLSIPTSRRAVLTIGPATSLRGDPLGLLQHEQRWGDATELYIHPRTVSLLGDTTGLVRDLEGLPTRDLADDDISFHALREYTPGDDLRHVHWKATARTQTLMIRQFEQTRRSQLVVALSTRADEYADEDEFELAVSIAASVAVSAMREGKDVIMLAGADAIDEPTPGRLLDRIAAIERSETAQPSESLGQIVAAQMPSASVVMFVTGVGVELPRLNTAALRVPVTAQSAALRAAARGELARRAIGGLTAVDVPELDSLRAAIRAVSA; encoded by the coding sequence ATGACTCCTGCCGCAGCCCCGTCGCGCGTGCGCGAGGTGCTCGGTGTGCTCGGAAACGGGGTGCAGCGTGCCGTCCGCGCCCTCGGGCCGATCGGACGGGTGCTGCGGATGGGCACGTCGCTGGGCTGGGGCGTGCTGCTCTGCTCGCTGACCGCTCTCCTTCTGGGGGTGCTTCTGGGCTGGGCGGAGTTCATGGCCGCCGCCGTCGTCGGCGCGCTGCTGCTGGTCCTTGCTGTTCCGTACGTGCTGGGCCGCGCCCGCTACACGGTGCGCATGGAACTGGCCTCCTCGCGCGTCGTGGTCGGGGAGCAGGCCGTCGGCCGGCTGGTGATCAGGAACATCGCCGGATCCGCATCCCCTGCGGCGTGGATGATGCTGCCGGTCGGCGCCGTGCGCGCGCGGGTGCGCGTGCCGCGGCTGGGGGCGGATGCCGAGCACGACGAACTGCTCAGCATCCCCACGAGCAGGCGGGCCGTCCTGACGATCGGGCCTGCGACGTCGCTGCGCGGCGATCCGCTCGGCCTGCTGCAGCATGAGCAGCGCTGGGGCGATGCGACTGAGCTGTACATCCACCCGCGCACCGTCTCACTGCTGGGCGACACCACCGGTCTGGTCCGCGACCTCGAAGGGCTGCCCACTCGGGACCTCGCCGATGACGACATCTCCTTCCATGCGCTGCGCGAGTACACGCCCGGAGACGACTTGCGCCATGTGCACTGGAAGGCCACAGCGCGTACACAGACGCTGATGATCCGCCAGTTCGAACAGACCCGCCGTTCGCAGCTCGTGGTCGCTCTCTCGACTCGTGCCGACGAGTACGCCGACGAGGACGAGTTCGAGCTTGCGGTCTCCATCGCCGCATCCGTCGCCGTCTCCGCGATGCGCGAGGGCAAAGACGTCATCATGCTCGCCGGTGCGGACGCCATCGACGAGCCCACACCGGGACGTCTGCTGGACCGCATCGCGGCGATCGAGCGGTCCGAGACGGCGCAGCCCAGCGAGAGCCTGGGGCAGATCGTGGCGGCGCAGATGCCGTCGGCATCCGTGGTCATGTTCGTCACGGGCGTGGGTGTCGAACTGCCACGGCTGAATACCGCTGCGCTTCGGGTTCCCGTCACTGCCCAGTCCGCCGCTCTTCGCGCCGCCGCACGCGGGGAGCTCGCACGCAGAGCGATCGGCGGACTCACCGCCGTCGACGTGCCTGAACTCGACTCATTGCGCGCCGCGATCCGGGCGGTGTCGGCATGA
- a CDS encoding serine/threonine-protein kinase produces MSRRPPSTPPHIEGFDPISTIGAGGFADVFLYQQRHPSRQVAVKVLLKSKMAASTVASFTAEANTMAQFSSHPSIVGIYQAGISDDGRPYLAMEYCPRPNLQVRHRKERFSEAETLRVGVQIAAAVETAHRAGVLHRDIKPANILVDRYGHPKLADFGIAAAGDGSAEMVGMSIPWSPPESLSIPIVGSRASDVYSLAATLYTLLTNRSPFQIPGASNTDIDVISRIQAMPVPPIGRADVSESLEVVLRQAMSKNPADRPQTAQAFAHALQKVQIEHGMQPTPIVLDDEDLSFDTDDEDGEEETRFRGIMRIDAQPTATVPAAPNAPTTLNAPTGPNASTAPTVPTVLTGPTVPTAPAEDTVRSSGGRSSSAPQPAFAPARVSAPAVPPIDDTVVRTPMPDAPVEVDVPQPRRRRGLVIGILSGVVLIAAVVTIVIITSLSGSTTSPVHKKPTSAPVDIDGAQPAEVEDVSGIVRDGEAVFTWSNPDPQKGDRYLWRPVVAGESFSFEPATEPTASLPPVDEGRTCIEVLLVRADGSAATEGVQGCTS; encoded by the coding sequence ATGAGCAGGCGCCCGCCTTCCACCCCGCCGCACATCGAGGGCTTCGATCCGATCAGCACCATTGGTGCGGGCGGCTTCGCCGACGTGTTCCTCTACCAGCAGCGGCACCCCAGTCGTCAGGTGGCGGTGAAGGTGCTGCTGAAGTCGAAGATGGCGGCCTCGACCGTGGCGAGCTTCACGGCCGAGGCGAACACGATGGCGCAGTTCTCGTCGCACCCGTCGATCGTCGGTATCTACCAGGCCGGCATCTCAGACGACGGCCGTCCCTACCTGGCGATGGAGTACTGTCCCCGGCCGAATCTGCAGGTACGGCACCGGAAGGAGCGTTTCTCCGAGGCGGAGACGCTGCGGGTCGGCGTCCAGATCGCGGCCGCCGTCGAGACCGCCCACCGTGCGGGCGTGCTGCACCGCGACATCAAGCCCGCGAACATCCTCGTCGACAGGTATGGTCATCCCAAGCTCGCCGACTTCGGCATCGCCGCCGCCGGTGATGGCTCTGCGGAGATGGTCGGCATGAGCATCCCGTGGTCGCCGCCCGAGTCGCTGAGCATCCCCATCGTCGGCTCACGCGCATCTGACGTGTACTCGCTGGCGGCCACGCTGTACACGCTGCTCACCAACCGCAGCCCGTTTCAGATCCCCGGCGCCTCGAACACCGACATCGACGTGATCTCACGCATCCAGGCGATGCCGGTGCCGCCGATCGGCCGCGCCGACGTGTCCGAGTCGCTGGAGGTCGTGCTGCGCCAGGCGATGTCGAAGAACCCGGCGGATCGACCGCAGACCGCGCAGGCCTTCGCCCATGCGCTGCAGAAGGTCCAGATCGAGCACGGCATGCAGCCCACGCCGATCGTCCTGGATGACGAGGACCTCTCCTTCGACACCGATGACGAGGACGGCGAGGAGGAGACCAGATTCCGCGGGATCATGCGCATCGACGCGCAGCCGACGGCAACCGTCCCGGCCGCGCCCAACGCGCCGACCACGCTGAACGCGCCGACCGGACCGAATGCATCGACGGCACCGACCGTGCCGACCGTGCTCACCGGGCCGACTGTGCCGACGGCGCCGGCCGAGGACACTGTGCGATCGAGCGGCGGACGGTCCTCCTCGGCTCCGCAGCCGGCATTCGCCCCCGCACGGGTCTCCGCGCCTGCCGTGCCGCCGATCGACGACACCGTGGTGCGTACGCCGATGCCAGACGCGCCGGTAGAGGTGGATGTCCCTCAGCCGCGCCGCCGCCGGGGGCTGGTGATCGGCATACTCTCGGGAGTCGTACTGATCGCAGCGGTGGTGACGATCGTGATCATCACCTCGCTCTCCGGCAGCACCACGTCGCCGGTGCACAAGAAGCCGACGAGCGCCCCTGTCGATATCGATGGTGCGCAGCCCGCCGAGGTCGAAGACGTGTCGGGAATCGTGCGCGATGGCGAAGCCGTCTTCACCTGGAGCAACCCCGACCCGCAGAAGGGCGACCGCTACCTGTGGCGCCCGGTCGTCGCCGGCGAGTCGTTCAGCTTCGAGCCCGCGACGGAGCCGACCGCATCGCTCCCTCCGGTCGACGAGGGAAGGACTTGCATCGAGGTGCTGCTGGTGAGGGCGGACGGTTCAGCCGCCACAGAAGGAGTGCAGGGGTGCACGTCATGA
- a CDS encoding AAA family ATPase, whose translation MTLTQEQATWFAGTFQQLSDNVGQAVLGKPEVIRLVLTALIADGHVLLEDAPGTGKTQLAKALAATVQGTSSRIQFTPDLLPSDVTGIRIYDQQTHEFTFHHGPIFASIVLADEINRASPKTQSALLEVMEEGRVTIDGTAYEVGRPFLVIATQNPIEQAGTYKLPEAQLDRFLIKTSVGYPDLEAAAEVLRDTGSKNRAAALEPMITTSAVADLTALLATVHVDDALRYYVAQLAEETRRDGSTRLGVSVRGMLAILRAAKVWAATEGRTYVIPDDIKALAVPVWAHRLVMDPEAEFAGVEAVDVIARVLADVAAPQSRIDAA comes from the coding sequence ATGACACTCACGCAAGAGCAGGCGACGTGGTTCGCCGGCACCTTCCAGCAGCTCAGCGACAATGTCGGGCAGGCTGTGCTCGGCAAGCCGGAGGTGATCCGCCTCGTCCTGACCGCGTTGATCGCCGATGGACACGTTCTGCTGGAGGACGCGCCGGGCACCGGCAAGACGCAGCTGGCCAAGGCGCTGGCCGCGACCGTGCAGGGCACCAGTTCGCGCATCCAGTTCACTCCCGACCTGTTGCCCTCCGACGTCACCGGCATCCGCATCTACGATCAGCAGACGCACGAGTTCACGTTCCACCACGGCCCGATCTTCGCTTCCATCGTGCTGGCCGACGAGATCAACCGCGCATCTCCGAAGACGCAGTCCGCACTGCTGGAGGTGATGGAAGAAGGGCGCGTCACGATCGACGGCACCGCCTATGAGGTGGGGCGTCCGTTCCTCGTGATCGCCACGCAGAACCCGATCGAGCAAGCCGGCACATACAAGCTGCCGGAGGCGCAGCTGGACCGCTTCCTGATCAAGACGTCGGTCGGCTACCCCGATCTCGAGGCGGCGGCAGAGGTGCTGCGGGACACGGGCTCGAAGAACCGGGCGGCGGCGCTCGAGCCGATGATCACGACCAGCGCCGTCGCCGACCTGACCGCATTGCTGGCGACCGTGCACGTCGATGATGCGCTGCGCTACTACGTCGCACAGCTGGCAGAGGAGACACGCCGCGATGGCAGCACCCGGCTGGGAGTCTCCGTACGAGGAATGCTGGCGATCCTGCGGGCCGCCAAGGTGTGGGCGGCCACAGAAGGCCGCACTTACGTGATCCCCGACGACATCAAGGCGCTGGCGGTGCCGGTCTGGGCACATCGGCTGGTGATGGATCCCGAGGCCGAGTTCGCGGGTGTCGAGGCGGTCGATGTGATCGCGCGCGTGCTGGCCGACGTGGCTGCTCCGCAGTCCAGGATCGACGCGGCATGA
- a CDS encoding protein phosphatase 2C domain-containing protein, producing the protein MMQTDAVELTWGACTDRGLRRKVNEDSFVAESPLFLVADGMGGHEGGAEASARAIASFRELLEVQVDPERVQHAFDRAVRGVDAIQTQRDAAGTTISGAIAIEQDGEPYWLILNVGDSRTYRMHGGALSQISVDHSAVQALMDSGQISAEAAERHPQRSVITRALGAGSTSTPDYWLLPMMQGERLMICSDGLTKEVSVEQIAEVLHGEPSAQAAATRLVHHALLNGGRDNVTVIVVDALRVIAADDDPTSGGEADEDTRPNGLDGIIPSGRSKEGAPMPTYSRGQWCAAVVPRASALFAAGMPDDWMAKLWDALNSEPGPGAVIGSLVGSFGSSLDALPSFAAVFLDEGADELRVMVRGSAQVRIVAAGGAVQLVTGLGVSTWVEKSVSSPAEVELIGEGDGSAALPLHAGVAAVGRILWRITAASETPSTIVESATAAAEPHPEEQEPSAPMQPTGETMAPQIDQTLAADPDAEEGEVAPDEASRAHPGEQEVDASTSTRGYEHLLFGETRAGVVEDAAVRSTADPAEPAVVDPLTAAEPAAPEEKPNTLAPVAPQPSAAEQAPRRMITGIPIAGAAPAAADAAPGAAQVQAGDHDGETVSSAQLAALLGQQADSIPTAASTPAGRPHPALIVSTGQRVVLDRSAVVGRRPRAVRATGEIPHLVTVESANHDVSRSHVELGIVAGDVVATDLGTTNGTWLLRTNSEPVRLQPHEAALLVAGDRLDLGDGVQLSFEGL; encoded by the coding sequence ATGATGCAGACGGATGCCGTTGAGCTGACCTGGGGCGCGTGCACGGATCGCGGGCTGCGCCGAAAGGTGAACGAGGACTCGTTCGTCGCGGAGTCGCCCCTGTTCCTGGTGGCGGACGGGATGGGCGGCCACGAGGGTGGCGCTGAGGCGAGCGCGAGAGCGATCGCGAGTTTTCGTGAGCTGCTGGAGGTGCAGGTCGATCCGGAACGCGTGCAGCATGCCTTCGACCGTGCCGTACGGGGAGTCGATGCCATTCAGACGCAGCGGGATGCCGCCGGCACGACGATCTCGGGAGCCATCGCGATCGAGCAGGATGGCGAGCCGTACTGGCTGATCCTGAACGTCGGGGATTCCCGCACCTATCGGATGCACGGCGGGGCGCTCTCGCAGATCAGCGTCGATCACTCTGCCGTGCAGGCGCTGATGGACAGCGGTCAGATCAGTGCCGAGGCCGCCGAACGGCATCCGCAGCGCAGCGTCATCACCCGGGCGCTCGGTGCCGGCTCGACTTCGACCCCCGACTACTGGCTGCTGCCGATGATGCAGGGTGAGCGCCTGATGATCTGCTCGGACGGACTGACGAAGGAGGTCTCCGTCGAGCAGATCGCCGAGGTTCTCCACGGCGAACCGTCCGCGCAGGCCGCAGCGACCCGACTGGTGCACCACGCGCTGCTGAACGGGGGCCGCGACAACGTCACGGTGATCGTCGTCGATGCGTTGCGCGTGATCGCAGCCGACGACGACCCCACCTCCGGCGGTGAAGCCGATGAGGACACCAGGCCGAACGGCCTGGACGGCATCATCCCGAGCGGACGGAGCAAGGAAGGAGCCCCGATGCCGACCTATAGCAGAGGCCAATGGTGCGCGGCGGTCGTGCCGCGAGCGAGCGCGCTGTTCGCTGCGGGCATGCCCGATGACTGGATGGCGAAGCTGTGGGACGCCCTGAACAGCGAGCCCGGCCCGGGAGCGGTGATCGGGAGCCTGGTCGGGTCGTTCGGGTCGTCTCTGGACGCACTGCCGTCGTTCGCGGCGGTGTTCCTCGACGAGGGCGCCGACGAGCTGCGGGTCATGGTGCGCGGTTCAGCACAGGTACGGATTGTCGCAGCCGGTGGGGCCGTGCAGCTGGTGACAGGCCTGGGCGTGTCCACCTGGGTGGAGAAGTCGGTGTCGTCGCCGGCGGAGGTCGAGCTGATCGGAGAGGGCGACGGCTCTGCCGCGCTCCCGCTGCACGCCGGCGTGGCCGCTGTCGGACGGATACTGTGGCGCATCACGGCGGCGTCGGAGACGCCGTCGACCATCGTCGAGTCCGCGACGGCCGCAGCCGAGCCGCATCCGGAAGAGCAGGAACCGTCTGCACCCATGCAGCCAACGGGTGAGACCATGGCACCGCAGATCGACCAGACGCTGGCTGCGGACCCGGATGCCGAGGAGGGCGAGGTCGCGCCGGATGAAGCGAGCCGGGCCCACCCCGGTGAGCAGGAGGTGGATGCCTCGACCTCCACCCGCGGCTACGAGCACCTGCTCTTCGGCGAGACCCGGGCCGGCGTCGTGGAGGATGCCGCCGTGCGGTCCACGGCGGATCCGGCAGAGCCGGCGGTGGTCGATCCGCTCACTGCAGCAGAGCCTGCCGCCCCGGAGGAGAAGCCAAACACGCTCGCACCGGTGGCTCCGCAGCCATCCGCCGCAGAGCAGGCGCCGCGGCGGATGATCACCGGAATCCCGATCGCGGGTGCGGCACCGGCGGCAGCGGATGCCGCACCCGGGGCGGCACAGGTGCAGGCCGGAGACCACGACGGTGAGACGGTCTCTTCGGCTCAGCTCGCCGCGCTGCTGGGACAGCAGGCCGACAGCATCCCGACGGCGGCGTCGACACCGGCCGGGCGCCCGCATCCCGCGCTGATCGTCTCGACGGGGCAGCGCGTCGTCCTCGATCGCAGCGCGGTCGTCGGGCGGCGACCGCGTGCCGTACGTGCAACCGGGGAGATCCCCCATCTGGTGACCGTCGAGAGCGCGAACCACGACGTCTCGCGCAGCCACGTGGAACTCGGCATCGTCGCGGGTGACGTCGTGGCGACCGACTTGGGAACGACGAACGGCACGTGGCTGCTGCGGACGAACTCCGAGCCGGTGCGGCTGCAACCCCATGAGGCCGCGCTGCTCGTCGCGGGTGACCGCCTTGACCTGGGTGACGGCGTTCAGCTGTCCTTCGAGGGGCTGTGA
- a CDS encoding transglutaminase-like domain-containing protein — protein MRRGWPLDVAAIGALTVLAVSPMASAFLSLDFWIAVAAGVIAGSALATVAARLRWRMLSIAALLVLVYVLLAPVVAFRDESILGAVPTLEVLRSMGLAIVQIWKQLLTMPAPFTGFPELTVGPLLLTMIVSTIGASLGLRARRPAFAMIPLAALLVLATAFSTYLGYFPAIAGALFAAVAVAWLVWRRSRAEAERTVALTADADAGARKGRPLAAVLATVAVLVAAVGGTAVASAASADREVLRDHVVPPLELHDYASPLMDYRRFVRGGDDLDLFTVRGLPAGASIRLATLDLYDGTVYKVTGGGSGSGLFARVGRTIENNTKGSRATVTVRIDDLTGVWLPTVGYLDVIVADSETPAEALHYNSVTGTAVQTTGVRKGETYRMEVVVPARPNDDELKRAGVADVSMPTPERVPDTLQPVLDDATADVGTQFEQLRALEQVFQSGAFSDGLENQAPSRSGHSIGRLDQLLGAQEMIGDDEQYAVAMALAATQLGIPARVVMGFTPASGEKSTTVTGADLHAWVEVPFNGLGWVAFSPTPPETNVPKMQAPEPRSKPRVQVAQPPAAPQEPAELPPAPPVEAAGHGDEPADLGWLWATLRISGFSLLGILVVAGPSIVLATLRGRRRRARVKSATAVGRVDGGWAELVDSAGDVGYALPAGATRREQSIALDERVPQAGSRSLAVRADAAVFGENPPSDADVESYWSDMEAARRLISRAMPWHRRLRARLFPRSVIGTLGRPRRRR, from the coding sequence ATGAGGCGGGGCTGGCCGTTGGACGTCGCGGCGATCGGCGCTCTGACCGTGCTCGCCGTCTCGCCGATGGCATCCGCGTTCCTCTCCCTCGATTTCTGGATCGCGGTGGCTGCCGGCGTCATCGCCGGGAGCGCGCTGGCGACCGTCGCGGCTCGCCTCCGCTGGCGGATGCTGAGCATCGCCGCGCTGCTCGTGCTGGTCTACGTGCTGCTGGCACCCGTGGTCGCCTTCCGCGATGAGTCCATCCTCGGCGCCGTCCCGACCCTCGAGGTGCTGCGCTCGATGGGGCTGGCCATCGTGCAGATCTGGAAACAGCTGCTCACGATGCCTGCGCCGTTCACCGGGTTCCCCGAGCTCACCGTCGGGCCGCTTCTGTTGACGATGATCGTCTCGACCATCGGGGCGAGCCTGGGGCTGCGCGCGCGCAGGCCCGCATTCGCGATGATCCCGCTGGCTGCACTCCTGGTGCTCGCCACCGCTTTCAGCACCTACCTCGGATACTTCCCTGCGATTGCGGGCGCGCTGTTCGCGGCCGTCGCCGTCGCATGGCTGGTCTGGCGCAGGAGCCGCGCGGAGGCCGAGCGCACCGTCGCGCTCACTGCGGATGCGGATGCCGGAGCGCGTAAGGGCCGGCCGTTGGCCGCGGTACTGGCGACGGTCGCGGTGCTGGTCGCCGCTGTGGGAGGCACTGCTGTCGCATCAGCGGCATCCGCTGATCGAGAGGTGCTGCGAGACCATGTCGTGCCGCCGCTGGAGCTGCATGACTATGCCTCGCCGCTGATGGACTACCGCCGCTTCGTGCGGGGCGGTGACGACCTCGACCTGTTCACGGTGCGAGGACTGCCGGCAGGGGCGTCCATACGCTTGGCCACGCTCGATCTGTACGACGGCACCGTGTACAAGGTGACGGGTGGCGGCTCCGGGTCCGGGCTCTTCGCGCGCGTGGGGCGCACGATCGAGAACAACACGAAGGGCAGCCGGGCCACGGTGACGGTGCGCATCGACGATCTGACCGGGGTGTGGCTGCCCACGGTGGGGTATCTCGACGTCATCGTCGCTGATTCGGAGACGCCGGCTGAAGCCCTGCATTACAACTCGGTGACGGGAACCGCAGTGCAGACCACCGGTGTGCGCAAGGGCGAGACCTACCGGATGGAGGTCGTGGTTCCCGCACGACCGAACGACGACGAGTTGAAGCGGGCGGGCGTCGCCGATGTCTCGATGCCGACACCCGAACGCGTGCCCGACACGCTGCAGCCTGTGCTCGATGACGCGACCGCCGACGTCGGCACGCAGTTCGAGCAGCTTCGCGCACTGGAGCAGGTCTTCCAATCGGGCGCGTTCAGCGATGGCCTGGAGAACCAGGCGCCGTCGCGCTCAGGGCACAGCATCGGGCGCTTGGATCAGCTGCTCGGCGCGCAGGAGATGATCGGCGATGACGAGCAGTACGCGGTGGCGATGGCACTCGCGGCCACGCAACTGGGCATCCCTGCTCGGGTGGTGATGGGATTCACCCCCGCGTCGGGCGAGAAGAGCACGACCGTGACCGGCGCCGACCTGCACGCCTGGGTCGAGGTGCCCTTCAACGGTCTGGGGTGGGTGGCGTTCTCACCGACGCCGCCGGAGACCAATGTGCCCAAGATGCAGGCGCCCGAGCCCCGGTCCAAGCCGCGTGTGCAGGTGGCGCAGCCGCCGGCCGCGCCGCAGGAGCCCGCCGAGCTGCCGCCCGCACCGCCCGTGGAGGCGGCAGGCCATGGTGATGAGCCGGCGGACCTCGGCTGGCTGTGGGCGACGCTGCGGATCTCGGGGTTCTCCCTGCTGGGGATCCTCGTCGTGGCGGGGCCATCGATCGTGCTCGCGACGCTGCGCGGACGGCGCCGCCGTGCTCGCGTGAAGTCGGCCACCGCGGTCGGCCGCGTCGACGGCGGCTGGGCCGAGCTGGTGGATTCCGCAGGGGATGTCGGATACGCCCTCCCGGCCGGGGCCACCCGACGGGAGCAGAGCATCGCTCTGGACGAGCGTGTACCGCAGGCCGGGTCTCGCTCGCTGGCGGTGCGCGCGGATGCGGCCGTGTTCGGCGAGAACCCGCCCAGCGACGCCGACGTCGAGTCGTACTGGTCCGACATGGAGGCGGCACGCCGGTTGATCTCGCGGGCGATGCCGTGGCACCGCCGACTTCGTGCCCGGCTCTTCCCGCGTTCGGTGATCGGCACGCTCGGCAGGCCGAGGAGGCGACGATGA